A single genomic interval of Algiphilus sp. harbors:
- a CDS encoding P-II family nitrogen regulator — protein sequence MKMLTAIIKPFKLDAVREALADIGVQGMTVTEVRGFGRQKGHTELYRGAEYTVDLLPKIKLEVALPEDMVDRSIEAIQNAAKTGQIGDGKIFISPLEQTVRIRTGETGDGAV from the coding sequence ATGAAAATGCTCACTGCCATCATCAAGCCCTTCAAGCTCGACGCCGTGCGCGAGGCACTGGCCGATATCGGCGTCCAGGGCATGACAGTGACGGAGGTGCGCGGCTTCGGCCGGCAGAAGGGCCACACCGAGCTCTACCGCGGCGCCGAGTACACCGTCGACCTGCTGCCCAAGATCAAGCTCGAGGTCGCGCTGCCCGAGGACATGGTGGATCGTTCCATCGAGGCCATCCAGAACGCTGCCAAGACCGGTCAGATCGGCGACGGCAAGATATTCATCAGCCCGCTCGAGCAGACCGTCCGCATCCGCACCGGCGAGACCGGCGACGGCGCGGTCTGA
- a CDS encoding CDGSH iron-sulfur domain-containing protein, whose amino-acid sequence MLITPAAGTHRACGCGRSATWPLCAADCTRPEASAPFRVRRDGARIWLCRCGASRRLPHCDGSHNRLSD is encoded by the coding sequence ATGCTGATCACCCCGGCGGCGGGCACGCATCGCGCCTGCGGTTGCGGCCGGAGCGCGACGTGGCCGTTGTGTGCCGCTGACTGCACGCGTCCCGAAGCCTCGGCGCCATTCCGCGTGCGGCGCGACGGTGCGCGCATCTGGCTCTGTCGCTGCGGTGCCAGTCGCCGGCTGCCGCACTGCGACGGCAGCCACAACCGGCTTTCCGATTGA
- the speE gene encoding polyamine aminopropyltransferase, which translates to MTLDKNWFTEMDEATGTALSLRLGEHVHGEQTPVQRIDIYRTETFGYLMTIDGCTMVTTRDNFLYHEMMAHPVLNAHPAPKRVAIVGGGDCGTLNEVLKHPEVESAVQIEIDERVTRLSEQYFPELCERNGDPRAELFFGDGLQWMRDVAPGSLDVVIVDSTDPVGPAEGLFGPRFYGDVLRALGPDGLLVHQSESPLLHQALIGAMHRAMREAGFAQTHLLHFPQPIYPSGWWSASMACKHARPIGERLDERAIAALDTRYYNAATHRAAFALPNYLRETLDVL; encoded by the coding sequence ATGACGCTGGACAAGAACTGGTTCACCGAGATGGACGAAGCCACCGGCACGGCATTGTCGCTCAGACTCGGCGAGCACGTGCATGGCGAGCAGACGCCCGTACAGCGCATCGACATCTACCGCACCGAGACCTTCGGGTACCTGATGACCATCGACGGCTGCACGATGGTCACGACTCGCGACAACTTCCTCTACCACGAGATGATGGCGCACCCGGTGCTGAACGCGCATCCGGCGCCGAAGCGGGTCGCGATCGTCGGCGGCGGGGACTGCGGCACGCTCAACGAGGTGCTCAAGCACCCGGAAGTCGAGTCCGCCGTGCAGATCGAGATCGATGAGCGGGTCACCCGCCTGTCGGAGCAGTACTTCCCGGAGCTGTGCGAGCGCAACGGCGATCCGCGAGCGGAGCTCTTCTTCGGCGACGGCCTGCAGTGGATGCGCGATGTCGCGCCCGGCAGTCTCGATGTCGTCATCGTCGATTCCACCGACCCGGTCGGGCCGGCCGAGGGCCTGTTCGGCCCGCGCTTCTACGGCGACGTGCTGCGCGCGCTGGGGCCGGACGGTCTGCTCGTGCATCAGTCCGAGTCGCCGCTGCTGCATCAGGCGCTCATCGGCGCCATGCATCGCGCCATGCGCGAGGCCGGATTCGCGCAGACCCATCTGCTGCACTTCCCGCAGCCGATCTACCCGTCCGGATGGTGGAGCGCCTCGATGGCTTGCAAGCACGCGCGCCCGATCGGGGAGCGCCTCGACGAGCGCGCCATCGCGGCACTGGACACGCGCTACTACAACGCCGCCACCCATCGCGCCGCCTTCGCGCTGCCCAACTACCTGCGCGAGACGCTCGACGTCCTCTGA
- a CDS encoding acyl-CoA dehydrogenase produces the protein MTTLIIAVVAIAVAWTLAYTGAPLLAWAGVTGVALAAGVATGTLGPVGTGVVGAVFALLAFFCLRPLRAALVTRPIFAGFKKVLPEMSATEREALEAGDVWWEAEMFRGRPDWKQLHDFQCTQLTEDEQRFLNNEVETLCGMIDDWQIDFETRDVPEPVMQYIRANGFLAMLIPKEHGGLGFSAVAQSTVVTKLATKSIAVAVTVMVPNSLGPGELLVHYGTPEQQKKWLPGLVSGEEIPCFGLTGPEVGSDATAMPDSGVVCYGEHEGERTLGIRLNFSKRWITLAPVATVVGLGFKLEDPEGLLGDRSKTDYGITCALVPASHPGVEIGRRHYPGSAFMNGPIFGTDVFIPIDWIIGGPQKAGGGWRMLAECLSAGRGISLPALAVAAGQTAYRMTGAYGRIRRQFKLAIGKFEGVQEASGRIAGLTYTLESMRLLTASGVDHCAPSVVTAIAKYHMTEIMRRVIIDAMDIHGGRGVQQGPRNYLAAGYKSAPIAITVEGANILTRNLMIFGQGAIRCHPHVFPEMEAARADDLAAFDRELWSHVGYSVNRGVRAFTLGLTGARLARAPEGGPLADYYRQLERMSASLAFVSDVTMGMLGGDLKRKERLSARLGDVLSQLYIASGVLWYYRHMGSREDHLAHARWALDNCLAEIHTAFDGFFANFPNRFVGGAMRAMVFPFGRPYRAPSDALTGELADSLMQPSRLRDELTSLVYVNGGRDDAVGRMEYTFNLLEKAEAPYLKYFKALSAGRLGGDTPEEKLADAVAQGVITAEEQALVAEYDAARYDAIQTDDFPPEYIAQFAVETSHEDVASEHRQVA, from the coding sequence ATGACGACCCTCATCATCGCTGTTGTTGCAATCGCCGTCGCCTGGACCCTGGCCTATACCGGCGCACCGCTGCTGGCCTGGGCCGGCGTGACCGGTGTCGCGCTGGCCGCCGGCGTGGCCACCGGCACGCTCGGGCCGGTCGGGACCGGCGTGGTCGGCGCGGTGTTCGCGCTGCTCGCCTTCTTCTGCCTTCGTCCGCTGCGCGCGGCACTGGTGACGCGCCCGATCTTCGCGGGCTTCAAGAAGGTGCTGCCCGAGATGTCCGCCACCGAGCGCGAGGCCCTGGAGGCCGGCGACGTGTGGTGGGAAGCCGAGATGTTCCGCGGCCGCCCGGACTGGAAGCAGCTGCACGACTTCCAGTGCACGCAGCTCACCGAGGACGAGCAGCGCTTCCTCAACAACGAGGTCGAGACGCTCTGCGGCATGATCGACGACTGGCAGATCGACTTCGAGACACGCGACGTGCCGGAGCCGGTGATGCAGTACATCCGTGCCAACGGTTTTCTCGCCATGCTCATTCCGAAGGAGCACGGCGGTCTCGGATTCTCGGCAGTGGCGCAGTCGACCGTGGTCACCAAGCTGGCCACCAAGTCGATCGCGGTGGCGGTCACCGTGATGGTTCCGAACTCGCTCGGTCCGGGCGAGCTGCTGGTGCACTACGGCACCCCCGAGCAGCAGAAGAAGTGGCTGCCCGGCCTGGTCTCCGGCGAGGAAATCCCGTGCTTCGGCCTCACCGGCCCCGAGGTCGGCTCGGACGCCACGGCCATGCCCGACAGCGGCGTGGTCTGCTACGGCGAGCACGAGGGCGAGCGCACCCTGGGCATCCGCCTCAACTTCTCCAAGCGCTGGATCACGCTGGCGCCCGTCGCCACGGTCGTCGGCCTCGGCTTCAAGCTCGAGGACCCCGAGGGGCTGCTGGGCGACCGCTCCAAGACCGACTACGGCATCACCTGCGCGCTGGTGCCGGCGAGCCATCCCGGCGTCGAGATCGGCCGCCGCCACTACCCCGGCTCGGCCTTCATGAACGGGCCGATCTTCGGCACTGATGTCTTCATCCCCATCGACTGGATCATCGGCGGCCCGCAGAAGGCCGGCGGCGGCTGGCGCATGCTGGCCGAATGCCTGTCGGCCGGTCGCGGCATCTCGCTGCCGGCGCTGGCGGTGGCAGCGGGGCAGACCGCCTACCGCATGACCGGCGCCTATGGCCGCATCCGCCGCCAGTTCAAGCTCGCCATCGGCAAGTTCGAGGGCGTGCAGGAGGCCAGCGGCCGCATCGCCGGCCTGACCTATACGCTGGAGTCGATGCGTCTGCTGACCGCCTCGGGCGTGGATCACTGCGCGCCGTCGGTGGTCACCGCCATCGCCAAGTACCACATGACCGAGATCATGCGGCGCGTGATCATCGATGCCATGGACATCCACGGCGGCCGCGGCGTCCAGCAGGGGCCGCGCAACTATCTGGCCGCGGGCTACAAGTCGGCGCCCATCGCCATCACCGTGGAAGGCGCCAACATCCTCACCCGCAACCTGATGATCTTCGGCCAGGGCGCGATCCGCTGCCATCCGCACGTCTTTCCCGAGATGGAAGCCGCGCGCGCCGACGACCTCGCCGCCTTCGACCGCGAGCTGTGGTCGCACGTCGGCTACTCGGTCAACCGCGGCGTGCGCGCCTTCACCCTCGGCCTCACCGGCGCCCGCCTGGCGCGCGCGCCGGAAGGCGGGCCGCTGGCCGACTACTACCGGCAGCTCGAGCGCATGAGCGCGTCGCTGGCCTTCGTGTCGGACGTCACCATGGGCATGCTGGGCGGCGACCTCAAGCGCAAGGAGCGCCTGTCGGCGCGCCTCGGCGACGTGCTGTCGCAGCTCTACATCGCCTCCGGCGTGCTCTGGTACTACCGCCACATGGGCAGCCGCGAGGACCATCTGGCGCACGCCCGCTGGGCGCTGGACAACTGCCTGGCCGAGATCCACACGGCCTTCGACGGCTTCTTCGCCAACTTCCCGAACCGCTTCGTGGGCGGTGCCATGCGCGCCATGGTGTTCCCGTTCGGGCGCCCGTACCGTGCGCCCTCGGACGCGCTCACCGGCGAGCTGGCGGACAGCCTGATGCAGCCGAGCCGGCTGCGCGACGAGCTCACTTCGCTGGTCTACGTCAACGGCGGCAGGGACGACGCCGTCGGCCGGATGGAGTACACCTTCAACCTGCTGGAGAAGGCCGAAGCGCCCTACCTGAAGTACTTCAAGGCGCTGTCGGCCGGCAGGCTCGGCGGCGACACGCCGGAAGAGAAGCTCGCCGATGCCGTGGCGCAGGGCGTGATCACCGCCGAGGAGCAGGCCCTGGTGGCGGAGTACGACGCCGCGCGCTACGACGCCATCCAGACCGACGACTTCCCGCCCGAGTACATCGCCCAGTTCGCGGTGGAGACCTCGCACGAGGACGTGGCCTCGGAGCACCGCCAGGTCGCGTGA
- a CDS encoding cation:proton antiporter family protein, which translates to MDPIVIVAAFIGGFAAHALRLPPLLGFLLAGFGLNGLGIESSDGLTLLADLGVTLLLFTIGLKLNLRTLLDRTVWASASLHIAATTGVFALLLMLLARWLAWPMLAELDGIRLLLLAFALSFSSTVFVVKALEDRSESNSFYGRIAIGVLIMQDIFAVLFMAASSGKLPSPWAVLLLLLVPAAPMLQRLMDRAGHGEVQVLFGITFALVVGYALFEALGIKGDFGALLVGMLLAPHPAAAALSRALFNLKELFLVCFFINLGLGATPSWELIGIAALLLLLLPVKSLFYLAIFLFFRMRARSSVLATLSLSNYSEFGLIVAAVATSQGLLSADWLTVLSLAVAASFVLSAPLNSVGETVYRRYGRALKRLEARELHERDRPIDLGDAEIVVLGMGRIGQGAYDRFSGIFGKRLLGVDNVGKRVHALQGAGYRVIEGDATDSDFWDKLLVSPTVQLVVLAMPHHAGNLFAIDQLRHREFPGRIAAMVNYQDEIAPLKARGADAVFHVYEEAGAGLADHAAEEIGLLPPGSP; encoded by the coding sequence ATTGATCCGATCGTCATCGTGGCCGCGTTCATCGGCGGCTTCGCGGCCCACGCCCTGCGGCTGCCGCCGCTGCTCGGCTTCCTGCTCGCGGGCTTCGGGCTCAACGGGCTCGGCATCGAGAGCAGCGACGGCCTCACGCTGCTGGCCGATCTCGGCGTGACGCTGCTGCTGTTCACGATCGGCCTCAAGCTCAACCTGCGCACGCTGCTCGACCGCACGGTCTGGGCATCGGCCAGCCTGCACATCGCCGCCACCACCGGCGTCTTCGCGCTGCTGCTCATGCTGCTGGCGCGCTGGCTGGCGTGGCCCATGCTGGCCGAGCTCGACGGAATACGACTGCTGCTGCTCGCATTCGCGCTGTCCTTCTCGAGCACGGTCTTCGTCGTCAAGGCGCTGGAGGATCGCAGCGAGAGCAACTCGTTCTACGGGCGCATCGCCATCGGCGTCCTGATCATGCAGGACATCTTCGCGGTGCTGTTCATGGCGGCATCCTCCGGCAAGCTGCCCAGCCCGTGGGCAGTACTGCTCCTGCTACTGGTCCCGGCGGCGCCCATGCTGCAGCGCCTCATGGACCGCGCCGGCCACGGCGAGGTGCAGGTGCTGTTCGGCATCACCTTCGCACTGGTGGTGGGCTACGCGCTGTTCGAGGCGCTGGGCATCAAGGGCGACTTCGGCGCGCTGCTGGTGGGGATGCTGCTGGCCCCGCACCCGGCGGCGGCGGCGCTGTCCCGCGCGCTCTTCAACCTCAAGGAGCTCTTCCTGGTCTGCTTCTTCATCAATCTCGGACTGGGCGCGACACCGAGCTGGGAACTGATCGGCATCGCCGCCCTGCTGCTGTTGCTGCTGCCCGTGAAGAGTCTCTTCTACCTGGCGATCTTCCTGTTCTTCCGCATGCGCGCACGCAGCAGCGTGCTGGCCACGCTCAGCCTGAGCAATTATTCCGAGTTCGGCCTCATCGTCGCCGCCGTGGCGACATCGCAGGGGCTGCTGAGCGCCGACTGGCTGACCGTGCTGTCGCTGGCGGTGGCCGCCAGCTTCGTGCTCAGCGCCCCGCTCAACAGCGTCGGCGAAACCGTGTACCGGCGCTACGGGCGCGCGCTCAAGCGCCTGGAGGCGCGCGAGCTGCACGAGCGCGACCGGCCCATCGACCTCGGCGATGCCGAGATCGTCGTGCTGGGCATGGGCCGCATCGGCCAGGGTGCCTACGATCGCTTCAGCGGCATCTTCGGCAAGCGCCTGCTGGGCGTGGACAACGTCGGCAAACGCGTGCACGCGCTGCAGGGCGCGGGCTACCGCGTCATCGAGGGCGACGCCACCGACTCCGACTTCTGGGACAAGCTGCTGGTATCACCCACGGTCCAGCTGGTGGTCCTGGCGATGCCGCATCACGCCGGCAACCTCTTCGCCATCGACCAGCTCCGCCACCGCGAGTTTCCCGGCCGGATCGCGGCCATGGTCAACTATCAGGACGAGATCGCGCCGCTCAAGGCGCGCGGCGCCGACGCGGTGTTTCATGTCTACGAAGAAGCCGGCGCCGGCCTCGCGGATCACGCCGCCGAGGAGATCGGGCTGCTGCCGCCCGGCTCGCCGTGA
- the speA gene encoding biosynthetic arginine decarboxylase, whose protein sequence is MTDRAWRAADAAALYNIPEWSEGYVDVADSGHVLMRPRGADGPAIDLAELTRRLPEEGLELPVLLRFSDILADRIAALVGAFTESREALGYDGAYTAVYPIKVNQQHSVVNSIVRAGGTRVGLEAGSKPELAAVLGIATPGSVIVCNGYKDRTYIRRALIGEKLGHRVYIVIEKLSELGIVLHEAAALDVAPRIGLRVRLAAISAGKWQNTGGERSKFGLSAGQVLRALDTLRGAGHLDSVQMLHFHLGSQVANIGDVHRGMREAARFYAELRALGAAIHVLDVGGGLGVDYEGTRSRSYCSMNYSTREYATAILRSLKDVCAQTGQPEPDVISESGRALTAHHAVLITDVVDVETSDDGAPPPPDDDDPAPLQELHGMVADLDRRPPLELLYDAGAWLSDAHSQYTHGQLGLAARARAEQLHTIVCHGVRSRLDPQIRAHRDALDELEQRLARKYFCNFSVFQSLPDIWAIDQVFPILPIHRLDERPDQRVSLCDLTCDSDGRIDHYVDRRGIEATMSAHALSDDAPYWLGFFMVGAYQEILGDMHNLFGDTNAVNVVLDAHSAEGWRLESPEQGDATSDLLRYVHFAPEALSRSYRSKINALGLPRRAAASLLAELEAGLSGYTYLSES, encoded by the coding sequence ATGACAGATCGTGCCTGGCGCGCGGCCGACGCGGCCGCCCTCTACAACATCCCCGAATGGAGCGAAGGCTACGTCGACGTCGCCGACAGCGGGCATGTGCTGATGCGACCTCGGGGTGCCGACGGCCCCGCCATCGACCTCGCCGAGCTCACCCGCCGCCTGCCGGAGGAAGGGCTCGAGCTGCCCGTGCTGCTGCGCTTCAGCGACATCCTGGCCGATCGCATCGCCGCGCTGGTGGGCGCCTTCACCGAGTCGCGCGAAGCGCTCGGCTACGACGGCGCGTACACCGCGGTCTACCCGATCAAGGTCAACCAGCAGCACAGCGTGGTGAACAGCATCGTGCGCGCCGGCGGCACGCGCGTCGGGCTCGAGGCCGGCAGCAAGCCGGAACTGGCGGCCGTGCTCGGGATCGCCACGCCCGGGTCGGTGATCGTCTGCAACGGCTACAAGGACCGCACCTACATCCGGCGCGCGCTGATCGGCGAGAAGCTCGGTCACCGGGTCTACATCGTCATCGAGAAGCTCTCCGAGCTGGGCATCGTGCTGCACGAGGCGGCGGCGCTGGACGTGGCGCCGCGCATCGGCCTGCGCGTTCGCCTGGCCGCGATCAGTGCCGGCAAGTGGCAGAACACCGGCGGCGAGCGCTCCAAGTTCGGCCTCTCCGCCGGGCAGGTCCTGCGCGCGCTCGACACGCTGCGCGGGGCGGGCCATCTCGACAGCGTGCAGATGCTGCACTTCCACCTGGGCTCGCAGGTCGCCAACATCGGCGACGTGCACCGCGGCATGCGCGAGGCGGCACGCTTCTACGCCGAGCTGCGCGCGCTCGGCGCCGCCATCCACGTGCTGGATGTGGGCGGCGGCCTCGGGGTCGACTACGAGGGCACGCGATCGCGCTCGTACTGCTCGATGAACTACTCGACGCGGGAGTACGCCACCGCCATCCTGCGCTCGCTCAAGGATGTCTGTGCACAGACGGGGCAGCCGGAACCGGACGTGATCTCGGAATCGGGCCGCGCGCTGACCGCCCATCACGCCGTCCTCATCACCGACGTCGTCGATGTCGAGACCAGCGACGACGGCGCGCCGCCGCCGCCGGACGATGACGATCCCGCGCCGCTGCAGGAACTGCACGGCATGGTCGCCGACCTCGATCGCCGGCCGCCGCTGGAGCTGCTGTACGACGCCGGTGCCTGGCTGTCCGACGCGCACAGCCAGTACACGCACGGCCAGCTCGGGCTGGCGGCGCGGGCCCGCGCCGAGCAGCTCCACACCATCGTCTGTCACGGCGTGCGCTCGCGCCTGGATCCGCAGATCCGGGCGCATCGCGACGCCCTCGACGAGCTCGAGCAGCGGCTGGCGCGGAAGTACTTCTGCAACTTCTCGGTGTTCCAGTCGCTGCCCGACATCTGGGCCATCGACCAGGTATTCCCGATCCTGCCCATCCACCGTCTCGACGAGCGCCCGGACCAGCGCGTATCGCTGTGCGACCTCACCTGCGATTCCGACGGACGCATCGATCACTACGTCGACCGCCGCGGCATCGAGGCCACCATGTCCGCGCACGCGCTGTCCGACGATGCGCCCTACTGGCTCGGGTTCTTCATGGTAGGGGCCTATCAGGAGATCCTCGGCGACATGCACAACCTGTTCGGCGACACCAACGCGGTCAACGTGGTGCTCGACGCGCACAGCGCCGAAGGCTGGCGGCTGGAATCGCCAGAGCAGGGCGACGCCACCAGCGACCTGCTGCGCTACGTGCACTTCGCGCCGGAGGCACTATCCCGGAGTTATCGCAGCAAGATCAACGCGCTCGGACTGCCGCGACGCGCGGCGGCTTCACTGCTCGCCGAGCTCGAGGCCGGCCTGTCCGGCTACACCTATCTCTCGGAGTCCTGA
- a CDS encoding DUF4124 domain-containing protein: protein MSARAAASRIRCLALPVLALAVSLPAAAEVYRWRDAQGQLHFGDRPPANVRFERFEPRAGIKNMDDRSGSAEARGDETAQADGPDCGDARDRLAEYRVAERIVETNALGEERELTADERERLVERQQGIVDAACGAGG from the coding sequence ATGTCCGCGCGTGCTGCCGCTTCCCGCATCCGTTGTCTGGCACTGCCGGTGCTGGCCCTCGCCGTCAGCCTCCCGGCTGCGGCCGAGGTCTATCGCTGGCGCGACGCGCAGGGCCAGCTGCATTTCGGCGACCGGCCGCCGGCGAACGTGCGCTTCGAACGCTTCGAGCCGCGCGCCGGCATCAAGAACATGGACGACCGGAGCGGGAGCGCCGAGGCGCGGGGCGACGAGACCGCGCAGGCGGACGGCCCCGACTGCGGGGACGCCCGTGACCGCCTCGCGGAATACCGGGTTGCCGAGCGCATCGTGGAGACCAACGCGCTCGGCGAGGAGCGCGAGCTCACGGCGGACGAACGCGAGCGCCTGGTGGAGCGCCAGCAGGGCATCGTGGACGCCGCCTGCGGCGCCGGCGGCTGA